In Mycobacterium stomatepiae, the following are encoded in one genomic region:
- a CDS encoding TetR/AcrR family transcriptional regulator — protein MSDLAKSAARRAVRSDRGRPSDGIATSNRRGNRLPRDERRGQLLIVASDVFVDHGYHAAGMDEIADRAGVSKPVLYQHFSSKLELYLAVLDRHVENLVSGVQNALSTTTDNRQRLRAAIQAFFDFIEHDSQGYRLIFENDYVTEPEVAAQVRAATESCIDAVFALISADSGLDPHRARMIAVGLVGISVDCARYWLDSDRPISKSDAVDGTVAFAWGGLSHVPLTRS, from the coding sequence GTGAGCGATCTCGCCAAGTCGGCGGCACGGCGTGCCGTCAGATCGGACCGGGGTCGGCCGAGTGACGGCATAGCGACCTCGAACCGGCGGGGTAACCGGTTGCCGCGCGACGAGCGGCGCGGCCAATTGCTGATCGTGGCCAGCGATGTCTTCGTCGACCACGGCTATCACGCGGCCGGCATGGATGAGATCGCCGATCGGGCAGGGGTCAGCAAACCCGTTCTGTACCAACACTTTTCCAGCAAGCTGGAGCTGTATCTGGCGGTGCTCGATCGCCACGTCGAGAACCTGGTCTCGGGCGTGCAGAACGCCCTGAGTACCACCACCGATAACCGGCAACGGTTGCGCGCGGCGATCCAGGCGTTCTTCGATTTCATCGAGCACGACAGCCAGGGCTATCGGCTGATTTTCGAGAACGACTACGTCACGGAGCCCGAGGTCGCTGCGCAGGTGCGGGCGGCCACCGAATCGTGCATCGACGCGGTGTTCGCGCTGATCAGCGCCGATTCGGGCCTGGACCCGCACCGCGCCCGGATGATCGCGGTGGGCCTGGTCGGCATCAGCGTCGACTGCGCCAGGTACTGGCTGGACTCCGACCGCCCGATCTCGAAGTCGGATGCCGTCGACGGCACCGTCGCGTTCGCGTGGGGCGGACTGTCACACGTGCCGCTTACTCGCTCTTAG
- a CDS encoding DUF3107 domain-containing protein: MEVKVGITDSPRELVFASAQTPAEVEDAVSAALREGSGLLGLTDEKGRRFLIHTAKIAYVEIGAADGRRVGFGIGADVGAKSGKGAKSE; the protein is encoded by the coding sequence GTGGAGGTCAAGGTCGGTATCACGGACAGTCCGCGCGAGCTGGTGTTCGCCAGTGCACAGACGCCTGCGGAGGTCGAAGATGCCGTGAGTGCCGCGCTTCGTGAAGGTTCGGGCCTCCTGGGCCTAACCGACGAGAAGGGCCGCCGCTTCCTGATCCACACCGCCAAGATCGCCTACGTCGAGATCGGTGCCGCCGACGGCCGTCGGGTCGGCTTCGGAATCGGGGCGGACGTCGGCGCGAAGTCCGGCAAGGGCGCTAAGAGCGAGTAA
- a CDS encoding MmpS family transport accessory protein produces the protein MGLIRNTIDDRTGLDRGYRRDYPDDDTYDGADYDGYDDDGYDDDEYVDDDHEEYDELKELLWPIGSWRPAVAVLGAVVAIGAIATAVIINSGDSASTKATVAPAAPTTVSSAPRTTSPPSASQRPAPSTSQAPQLPPETVTTLTPPSAALTTPPLAAPPPAVVSPRATINPSTIYYSVTGTKTLLDLVNVVYTDARGYPQTEFNVALPWTKVVVLNPGVTTQSVVATSIVGKLNCAIVNAQGQVEVASANNANLATCTK, from the coding sequence ATCGGCCTCATCAGAAACACGATCGATGATCGCACCGGCCTAGACCGCGGCTATCGCCGCGACTACCCCGATGACGACACCTACGACGGAGCCGACTACGACGGCTACGACGATGACGGCTACGACGATGACGAGTACGTCGACGACGACCACGAGGAGTACGACGAGCTCAAGGAACTCCTCTGGCCGATCGGCAGCTGGCGCCCGGCGGTCGCGGTGCTGGGCGCAGTGGTGGCGATCGGCGCGATCGCGACCGCGGTGATCATCAACAGCGGCGACAGCGCATCGACGAAGGCCACCGTCGCGCCCGCGGCTCCCACGACGGTGAGCTCCGCGCCCCGGACAACCAGCCCGCCGAGCGCGTCGCAGCGCCCGGCCCCGAGCACCTCGCAAGCACCCCAGCTACCGCCGGAGACCGTCACCACGCTGACCCCGCCGAGCGCGGCGCTGACGACTCCGCCGCTGGCCGCGCCACCTCCCGCGGTCGTATCACCAAGGGCCACAATCAATCCGAGCACCATCTACTACAGCGTGACCGGGACGAAGACACTCCTGGATCTGGTGAACGTCGTCTACACCGACGCCCGTGGCTACCCCCAGACCGAGTTCAACGTGGCGCTGCCGTGGACGAAGGTGGTGGTGCTGAATCCGGGCGTCACGACCCAGTCCGTCGTCGCGACCAGCATCGTCGGCAAGCTCAACTGCGCGATCGTCAATGCCCAGGGCCAGGTCGAAGTGGCGTCGGCCAACAACGCGAACCTGGCGACCTGCACCAAGTAG
- a CDS encoding ferritin-like fold-containing protein, with product MTSASSADQVDDSPSVGLTADHPGVNELFAVLAYGEVAAFYRLTDEARMAPDLRGRISMASMAAAEMKHYELLDDALENRGVDVVSAMSRYVSAIENYHRLTMPSTWLEALAKTYVGDALAADLYLEIADGLPDEVADVVRAALSETGHSQFVIAEVRAAVTASGKQRSRLALWARRLYGEAITQAQYLLADHDELVDLVLSGTGGLGQLGAFFERLQQTHDRRMRELGLS from the coding sequence ATGACTTCGGCCTCCTCTGCCGACCAAGTAGACGATTCGCCTTCAGTGGGACTGACCGCGGATCATCCGGGTGTCAACGAACTGTTCGCAGTGCTGGCCTATGGTGAGGTGGCCGCCTTCTACCGGCTGACCGACGAGGCTCGTATGGCCCCTGACCTGCGGGGACGTATCTCGATGGCGAGCATGGCGGCCGCCGAGATGAAGCACTACGAGCTGCTGGACGATGCCCTGGAAAACCGTGGCGTCGACGTTGTTTCGGCGATGTCGCGCTACGTCTCCGCGATCGAGAACTACCACCGGCTGACGATGCCCAGCACCTGGCTGGAAGCACTGGCGAAAACCTATGTCGGCGACGCGCTGGCCGCCGACCTCTACCTCGAGATCGCCGACGGACTGCCCGACGAGGTAGCCGACGTGGTGCGTGCGGCCCTGTCGGAAACTGGGCACTCGCAGTTCGTCATCGCCGAAGTGCGCGCCGCGGTGACCGCGAGTGGCAAACAGCGCAGCCGGTTGGCGCTGTGGGCCCGCCGGCTGTACGGCGAAGCCATCACCCAGGCGCAATACCTGCTGGCCGATCATGACGAGCTGGTCGACCTGGTGCTGTCCGGCACCGGCGGTCTGGGGCAGCTCGGCGCGTTCTTCGAGCGTCTGCAGCAAACCCACGACCGGCGGATGCGCGAGCTCGGCCTGAGCTGA